A single region of the Rathayibacter rathayi genome encodes:
- a CDS encoding ABC transporter permease: protein MTTATTAAATAPTRRPRGSGGGLGRYLLVRFLLIIPTVFILVTLVFLLMRSTGDPITAALGGRLTADQLAERVAAAGYDRPLIVQYLEYLGQLLTGDFGTTLSDNRPVTEVLLTYGAATAELAFYGLIVAFLVGIPLGMLAAYHRDRSPDAVLRIFAILCYATPVFFAGLLLKLVFSVWLKWFPVAGRASTSTELSLQFLENKTGIYLIDAIQTGDPAAIADVLSHAVLPAVALGLLTAGIFLRLVRTNVIGTLGTDYVDAARSRGVSEFRLVRTHAYRPALIPIITVIGLQIALLLGGAVLTETTFEWKGLGFQLAEYLQARDFVAVQGIVALLAVIVALTNFIVDVIAALIDPRVRY, encoded by the coding sequence GTGACGACAGCCACGACGGCTGCGGCGACGGCGCCCACCCGGCGACCGCGCGGCTCCGGGGGCGGACTCGGGCGCTACCTGCTCGTCCGCTTCCTGCTCATCATCCCCACCGTCTTCATCCTCGTGACGTTGGTCTTCTTGCTCATGCGCTCTACGGGCGACCCGATCACGGCGGCCCTCGGCGGCCGCCTGACCGCGGACCAGCTCGCCGAGCGCGTGGCCGCCGCAGGCTACGACCGGCCGCTGATCGTGCAGTACCTCGAATACCTCGGCCAGCTGCTGACCGGCGACTTCGGCACCACCCTGAGCGACAATCGCCCGGTCACCGAGGTGCTGCTCACCTACGGTGCCGCGACCGCCGAGCTCGCCTTCTACGGGCTGATCGTGGCGTTCCTCGTCGGGATCCCGCTCGGGATGCTCGCCGCCTACCATCGGGACCGCTCGCCCGACGCGGTGCTGCGGATCTTCGCGATCCTCTGCTACGCGACTCCGGTGTTCTTCGCGGGCCTGCTGCTCAAGCTGGTGTTCTCGGTCTGGCTGAAGTGGTTCCCCGTCGCCGGACGCGCCTCGACGAGCACCGAGCTCTCGCTCCAGTTCCTCGAGAACAAGACCGGCATCTACCTCATCGACGCGATCCAGACCGGCGATCCGGCGGCGATTGCGGATGTGCTCTCGCACGCCGTGCTCCCGGCCGTCGCGCTGGGCCTGCTCACCGCGGGCATCTTCCTCCGCCTGGTGCGCACCAACGTCATCGGCACCCTCGGCACCGACTACGTCGACGCGGCTCGTTCGCGCGGAGTGAGCGAGTTCCGCCTGGTCCGCACGCACGCCTACCGGCCGGCGCTCATCCCGATCATCACCGTGATCGGCCTGCAGATCGCCCTGCTGCTCGGCGGCGCCGTCCTCACCGAGACCACCTTCGAGTGGAAGGGCCTTGGCTTCCAGCTGGCCGAGTACCTCCAGGCCCGCGACTTCGTGGCCGTTCAGGGCATCGTCGCCCTGCTCGCCGTGATCGTGGCGCTGACCAACTTCATCGTCGACGTCATCGCGGCGCTCATCGACCCGCGAGTGAGGTACTGA
- a CDS encoding ABC transporter substrate-binding protein, giving the protein MISASTRGTRALAVAAGFAAVALVLAGCSAGGNGSSGGSAGGALTIGTTDKLTALDPAGSYDNGSFAVMNQVFPFLMNTPYGSPDVEPDIAESAGFTSPTEYSVTLKEGLKWANGHDLTSSDVKFSFDRQVGIAAENGPSSLLANLDSVAAPDDTTVVFTLKSDNDQTFPQILSSPAGPIVDEEVFSADELTPDADIVSGNAFAGQYTIANYDVNNLVQYRAYPGYHGVLGEAKTDTVNVKYYADSSNLKLDIQEGNIDVAFRSLSATDIDDLRGNDTVKVVDGPGGEIRYIVFNFDTQPFGATTGEADSTKALAVRQAVADLIDRDEIADQVYKGTYTPLYSSVPAGLTGAVEPLKSLYGDGNGAPDADKAKATLEAAGVTTPVTLNLQYSNDHYGPSSGDEYALIKDQLESTGLFTVNLQTTEWVQYSKDRSSDVYPAYQLGWFPDYSDADNYLSPFFIKENFLANHYDDAEVQSLIAQQVSTTDAGARTALIEQIQEKVAAQLSTVPYLQGSQVAVVGSTVSGAEDTLDASFKFRYAALSKG; this is encoded by the coding sequence ATGATTTCCGCATCCACCCGCGGTACCCGCGCACTCGCCGTGGCGGCAGGCTTCGCCGCGGTCGCGCTCGTGCTGGCGGGTTGCTCCGCCGGCGGGAACGGCTCGTCCGGCGGCAGCGCCGGAGGGGCCCTGACCATCGGCACCACCGACAAGCTCACGGCGCTGGACCCCGCGGGCTCGTACGACAACGGCTCCTTCGCCGTGATGAACCAGGTGTTCCCGTTCCTGATGAACACCCCCTACGGCAGCCCGGACGTCGAGCCTGACATCGCGGAGTCGGCGGGGTTCACCTCCCCCACGGAGTACAGCGTGACGCTGAAGGAGGGACTGAAGTGGGCCAACGGCCACGACCTCACCTCCTCGGACGTCAAGTTCTCGTTCGACCGCCAGGTCGGCATTGCCGCCGAGAACGGTCCGTCCTCGCTCCTCGCGAACCTCGACAGCGTCGCCGCTCCGGACGACACGACCGTGGTCTTCACGCTTAAGTCAGACAACGACCAGACCTTCCCGCAGATCCTCTCGAGCCCCGCCGGCCCGATTGTGGACGAAGAGGTCTTCTCGGCCGACGAGCTGACCCCCGACGCCGACATCGTCTCGGGCAACGCCTTCGCCGGTCAGTACACGATCGCTAACTACGACGTGAACAATCTCGTTCAGTACAGGGCGTATCCGGGATACCACGGTGTCCTGGGCGAGGCGAAGACGGACACCGTCAACGTCAAGTACTACGCCGACTCCTCGAACCTCAAGCTGGACATCCAGGAGGGGAACATTGATGTCGCGTTCCGCAGTCTCTCGGCGACCGATATCGACGACCTGCGCGGCAACGACACGGTGAAGGTCGTGGACGGACCCGGCGGCGAGATCCGCTACATCGTCTTCAACTTCGACACCCAGCCCTTCGGCGCGACCACCGGAGAGGCCGACAGCACGAAGGCTCTCGCCGTGCGCCAGGCCGTCGCCGACCTGATCGACCGCGACGAGATTGCCGACCAGGTGTATAAGGGCACCTACACCCCGCTCTACTCCTCTGTCCCGGCCGGTCTGACCGGCGCGGTCGAGCCGCTCAAGTCGCTCTACGGAGACGGCAACGGCGCGCCCGACGCGGACAAAGCCAAGGCGACCCTCGAGGCCGCCGGCGTCACCACTCCGGTCACCCTGAACCTGCAGTACTCGAACGACCACTACGGCCCGTCCTCGGGCGACGAGTACGCACTGATCAAGGACCAGCTGGAGTCGACCGGTCTCTTCACGGTCAACCTGCAGACCACCGAGTGGGTGCAGTACTCGAAGGACCGCTCGAGCGACGTCTACCCGGCGTACCAGCTCGGCTGGTTCCCGGACTACTCCGATGCCGACAACTACCTCTCGCCGTTCTTCATCAAGGAGAACTTCCTCGCGAACCACTACGACGACGCCGAGGTGCAGAGCCTGATCGCTCAGCAGGTCTCGACCACCGACGCCGGCGCGCGCACCGCGCTGATCGAGCAGATCCAGGAGAAGGTCGCGGCGCAGCTCTCGACCGTCCCCTACCTGCAGGGCTCGCAGGTCGCGGTCGTCGGCAGCACGGTGAGCGGAGCAGAGGACACTCTCGACGCCTCGTTCAAGTTCCGCTACGCGGCACTCAGCAAGGGCTGA
- the dnaG gene encoding DNA primase → MPRIRQSDVEEVKARVNIGDVIGEYVTLKSAGVGSLKGLCPFHDERSPSFHVRPQAGFYHCFGCQESGDVYSFIMKMDHSSFSETVERLAGRIGFPLQYEEGDGRAPETGGRARLLAANDAAEEYFREQLATPGADVGRRFLGERGFDRAAADRFGVGFAPDGWDGLTTALKRRGFSEEELSTAGLVSSNNRGGVYDRFRGRLVWPIRDVTGQTVGFGARRLLEEDKGPKYLNTPESPVYHKSQVLYGLDLAKRDISRGHRVVVVEGYTDVMACHLAGITTAVATCGTSFGVDHIKVLRRVLGDSRGVNGQVIFTFDPDAAGQNAAKKAFDEESRFASQTYVAVESSGLDPCDLRLNRGDDALRRLIDSKQPLHTFALRQMMSDFDLTTVSGRVAALRRAAPYVANIRDWAEQDGYARELASMIGQIDIGEAKRAIRNAGREQPSAQPQEPHPDQVVSARIADLPVDVVTRIEREALMAMLQLPQAMGPELLARAAHAAVTNETLRVVRDAVIANLDRSEDRDWVEHVADDVPGPFASLVRQLAVAPIPAADEAGLVRYSRDMAISLIERDLLREIAELRGALQRASADPVMARAVQVRLVELEREKRALRTE, encoded by the coding sequence ATGCCTCGGATCCGACAGTCAGATGTCGAGGAGGTCAAGGCGCGGGTGAACATCGGTGACGTGATCGGCGAGTACGTCACGCTGAAATCGGCCGGCGTCGGCTCACTCAAGGGCCTGTGCCCCTTCCACGACGAGCGCAGCCCGAGCTTCCACGTCCGCCCGCAGGCCGGTTTCTACCACTGCTTCGGCTGCCAGGAGTCGGGCGACGTCTACAGCTTCATCATGAAGATGGACCATAGCTCGTTCAGTGAGACCGTCGAGCGTCTGGCCGGGCGGATCGGCTTCCCGCTGCAGTACGAGGAGGGCGACGGCCGCGCACCCGAGACCGGCGGTCGTGCGCGCCTACTGGCCGCCAACGACGCGGCCGAGGAGTACTTCCGCGAGCAGCTCGCGACCCCCGGCGCCGACGTGGGCCGCCGCTTCCTCGGCGAGCGCGGCTTCGACCGCGCCGCGGCCGACCGGTTTGGAGTCGGCTTCGCGCCCGACGGTTGGGACGGGCTTACCACCGCTCTCAAGCGCCGCGGTTTCTCGGAGGAGGAACTCAGCACGGCCGGTCTGGTCAGCAGCAACAACCGCGGCGGCGTTTACGACCGCTTCCGTGGCCGCCTCGTCTGGCCGATCCGTGACGTCACGGGGCAGACCGTCGGCTTCGGTGCCCGTCGCCTTCTCGAGGAGGACAAGGGCCCGAAGTACCTCAACACCCCCGAGTCGCCCGTCTACCACAAGTCGCAGGTGCTCTACGGGCTCGACCTCGCCAAGCGCGACATCTCGCGCGGTCACCGCGTGGTCGTCGTCGAGGGCTACACGGACGTCATGGCCTGCCATCTCGCGGGCATCACCACCGCGGTTGCGACCTGCGGCACCTCCTTCGGCGTGGATCACATCAAGGTGTTGCGCCGGGTGCTGGGAGATTCTCGCGGTGTGAACGGGCAGGTCATCTTCACTTTCGATCCAGATGCCGCAGGCCAGAATGCTGCAAAGAAAGCGTTTGATGAAGAGAGTCGTTTCGCGTCGCAGACCTACGTCGCCGTCGAGAGCAGTGGCCTGGACCCCTGCGACCTGCGGCTGAACCGAGGGGACGACGCCCTCCGTCGGCTGATCGACAGCAAACAGCCGCTGCATACATTCGCCCTTCGGCAAATGATGTCCGACTTTGACCTCACCACCGTCAGTGGTCGAGTCGCCGCTCTTCGCCGGGCCGCGCCGTATGTGGCGAATATCCGGGACTGGGCCGAGCAGGACGGTTATGCCCGCGAACTGGCATCAATGATTGGCCAAATAGACATCGGGGAAGCCAAGAGAGCCATCCGAAATGCCGGTCGTGAACAGCCGAGTGCGCAGCCGCAGGAGCCACATCCAGACCAGGTCGTCAGTGCCCGGATCGCCGATCTGCCCGTCGATGTGGTCACGCGGATCGAGCGCGAGGCGCTGATGGCGATGCTCCAGCTGCCCCAGGCGATGGGCCCAGAGCTCTTGGCTCGGGCGGCGCACGCCGCGGTCACCAACGAGACCCTTCGCGTCGTCCGCGACGCCGTTATCGCGAACCTTGACCGCTCGGAGGACCGCGACTGGGTGGAGCATGTGGCCGACGACGTGCCCGGCCCCTTCGCCTCGCTCGTGCGCCAGCTCGCAGTCGCACCGATCCCGGCCGCCGACGAGGCCGGCCTCGTGCGCTACTCCCGGGATATGGCGATTTCGCTCATCGAACGCGATCTGCTGCGCGAGATCGCGGAGCTGCGCGGGGCGTTGCAGCGCGCATCAGCCGATCCCGTGATGGCGCGCGCGGTGCAGGTGCGCCTCGTCGAGCTCGAGCGCGAGAAGCGGGCCCTGCGGACGGAATGA